One window from the genome of Jeotgalibaca sp. MA1X17-3 encodes:
- a CDS encoding PepSY domain-containing protein, translating to MFEKLCMKKKNLNLSDKEQICAGILFASGIAIGASVTALIYENQKRVDGDEILETVKKMFLVDGPIEGSWIELHPVPLTRFSSETEVYYGGISRKEKENDDLVQYEFIADSYTGTILDIYKL from the coding sequence ATGTTTGAAAAATTGTGCATGAAGAAAAAGAATTTGAATCTGTCAGATAAAGAACAAATTTGTGCAGGAATCCTGTTTGCATCTGGAATCGCAATTGGCGCTAGTGTGACTGCACTTATTTACGAAAATCAAAAAAGAGTAGACGGCGACGAAATATTGGAAACGGTTAAAAAAATGTTTCTAGTAGATGGACCAATTGAGGGTTCATGGATTGAACTTCATCCTGTTCCTTTAACTCGCTTTTCGTCAGAAACGGAAGTCTATTACGGTGGGATTTCTCGTAAAGAAAAAGAAAATGATGACTTGGTTCAGTATGAATTTATTGCTGATTCCTATACCGGAACCATTCTTGATATTTATAAACTTTAA
- the trmB gene encoding tRNA (guanosine(46)-N7)-methyltransferase TrmB, whose protein sequence is MRVRHKPWAADRLAEYPDFVVTEPTQLKGKWASTFKKAGPLQVEVGSGKGQFIVGMAQLHPEINYIGIEKQTSVAVMLLDKIIESGLTNVKLLNTDGGNVDDYFEQGEVDRIYLNFSDPWPKKRHDKRRLTHRVFLENYEQILKPEGEIHFKTDNQGLFEFSLASFSQYGMILDQVWLNLHESDFEGNVRTEYEEKFSSKGQRIYRVEAHFPKKKEIK, encoded by the coding sequence ATGAGAGTTAGACATAAACCATGGGCAGCAGATCGATTGGCTGAATATCCAGATTTTGTAGTTACGGAACCAACCCAATTAAAAGGAAAATGGGCAAGTACCTTTAAGAAAGCGGGTCCTCTTCAAGTTGAAGTTGGTTCAGGAAAAGGCCAATTTATTGTGGGGATGGCGCAATTACATCCAGAAATCAATTACATTGGTATTGAAAAACAAACGAGTGTAGCCGTTATGCTTCTAGATAAAATTATTGAATCAGGACTAACAAATGTAAAACTCTTAAATACAGATGGCGGAAATGTGGACGATTATTTTGAACAGGGTGAAGTTGATCGAATTTATTTAAACTTTTCTGATCCATGGCCGAAAAAACGTCATGATAAAAGAAGACTAACTCACCGTGTATTTTTGGAGAATTATGAACAAATTTTAAAGCCGGAAGGCGAAATTCATTTTAAAACAGATAATCAAGGACTATTCGAATTTTCACTGGCTAGTTTTTCACAATATGGAATGATTTTGGACCAAGTGTGGTTGAACTTACATGAGTCAGATTTCGAAGGAAATGTCCGTACAGAATATGAAGAAAAATTTTCTTCAAAAGGTCAAAGAATTTACCGAGTAGAAGCGCATTTTCCAAAGAAGAAAGAAATTAAATAA
- a CDS encoding phosphotransferase family protein: MDYKMDSGWRLHPIGGDTGQAYMGIREEEKVFLKRNSSPFLAALSVEGITPRLIWTKRVGNGDVLTAQEWLDGRVLTAKEMQSVEISNILRRIHQSDHLLNMLRKVKGEVYDPETFLEQYQENLSEELNTNTFLSEIETYLTETIIYIKGFQYSVCHGDLNRKNFLLDKNERLYLVDWEMVKISDPFSDLAMLLIQYVDRKDWGTWLEEYGIEATPQTTMCMEWYTLVNGLLLTKRYHQEGKSKKMNQQILLMKETYENRLHTDNE; this comes from the coding sequence ATGGACTATAAAATGGATTCCGGATGGCGTTTGCATCCAATCGGAGGAGACACAGGGCAAGCATATATGGGAATCAGGGAAGAAGAGAAAGTGTTTTTAAAACGCAACTCGTCTCCCTTCTTAGCTGCGCTTTCAGTTGAGGGGATTACTCCTCGTCTCATTTGGACAAAACGAGTTGGAAATGGTGATGTTTTAACTGCCCAGGAATGGTTAGACGGAAGAGTTTTGACCGCAAAAGAAATGCAGTCGGTTGAAATTAGTAACATTCTGAGAAGGATTCATCAATCAGATCATCTTTTAAATATGTTACGTAAAGTAAAAGGTGAGGTATATGATCCAGAAACATTCCTAGAACAATATCAAGAAAATTTAAGCGAAGAATTAAATACGAATACATTCCTAAGTGAAATTGAGACATATCTTACCGAAACGATTATTTATATTAAAGGGTTCCAATACTCTGTTTGTCATGGTGATTTGAATCGGAAAAACTTTTTGCTAGATAAGAACGAGCGGCTGTACTTGGTTGATTGGGAAATGGTTAAGATTTCTGATCCTTTTTCTGATCTTGCGATGCTCTTGATTCAATATGTCGATCGGAAAGATTGGGGTACGTGGTTAGAGGAGTATGGTATTGAAGCCACTCCACAAACAACGATGTGTATGGAGTGGTACACTTTAGTTAATGGCTTGCTCCTTACCAAACGGTATCATCAAGAAGGAAAAAGTAAGAAAATGAATCAACAAATTCTTTTGATGAAAGAAACGTATGAAAACAGATTACATACAGATAATGAATAA
- a CDS encoding ABC transporter permease codes for MFWGKVFVAILLSVAVSIGALSSLVVEADQVFLSSMEEKWQVHLKQTKIKSILLPGFILLLLTGISIPIVFSGEKFGWMEFLPIFLTAFALKWIEFDIQELEARMGSEKLGRNLRMGLFASSILLFVISFFVNPWLSWGLAMGLAYIGNRWLQKSMMEKHSLVSWEKLIQLEGRRVAKLNRIINLFTDAPHTKNHAKRRKYLDCFVHIFSGTNNPYQYLYSRIFFRGNSYSGLFFRLTIIGFLVLMFASIPAASIFLSILFLYLTGFQILPLYFQLDEHILVHLYPQQRDKRFKGFRKVVMYLLLVESILFTVAVSLGAGLDTAIFSFLLNLIFIILFHSFYIGKRTKKRDN; via the coding sequence ATTTTTTGGGGAAAAGTTTTTGTAGCGATTCTGTTATCAGTAGCAGTTTCTATAGGAGCCTTATCATCATTAGTTGTGGAAGCGGACCAAGTTTTTTTATCCAGTATGGAAGAAAAATGGCAAGTGCATTTAAAACAAACCAAAATAAAAAGTATCTTACTACCAGGTTTTATCCTACTCCTATTAACTGGGATTAGTATTCCCATTGTTTTTAGTGGAGAAAAATTTGGCTGGATGGAATTCTTACCGATTTTTTTAACAGCATTTGCTTTAAAGTGGATAGAATTTGACATTCAAGAACTAGAAGCCAGAATGGGTAGTGAAAAACTCGGAAGAAATTTACGTATGGGTCTGTTCGCATCTTCTATTCTATTGTTCGTAATAAGCTTTTTTGTTAATCCTTGGTTATCATGGGGATTGGCTATGGGACTGGCCTATATAGGAAATAGGTGGCTACAAAAAAGCATGATGGAAAAACATTCGTTAGTTTCGTGGGAAAAATTAATCCAATTAGAGGGAAGACGTGTTGCCAAACTAAATCGCATCATCAATCTCTTTACAGATGCTCCTCATACTAAGAATCATGCAAAAAGGAGGAAATATTTAGATTGTTTTGTCCACATTTTTTCTGGAACAAATAATCCCTACCAATATTTGTATAGCAGGATCTTCTTTAGAGGGAATAGTTATAGTGGACTTTTTTTCCGCTTAACTATTATTGGTTTTTTGGTTTTGATGTTTGCTTCAATTCCAGCTGCAAGTATATTTTTAAGTATCCTTTTTTTGTATTTAACCGGCTTTCAAATCCTTCCTCTTTACTTTCAATTAGATGAGCATATATTGGTTCATCTTTATCCACAACAAAGGGATAAACGATTTAAAGGATTTAGAAAAGTAGTTATGTATCTTCTTCTTGTAGAGAGTATTTTATTCACTGTTGCCGTCTCTTTGGGTGCTGGTTTAGATACAGCTATATTTTCATTCCTTTTAAATTTAATTTTTATAATTCTTTTTCATTCCTTTTATATTGGGAAAAGAACAAAAAAACGTGACAACTAG
- a CDS encoding ABC transporter permease has translation MMNFEDLLKKRRSVQFKKMSRYMKYIFNDHFVIVMFFLLGALAFQYSELLKTLPTEFFGEKFL, from the coding sequence ATGATGAATTTTGAAGATTTATTAAAGAAAAGACGAAGTGTACAATTTAAAAAAATGAGTCGGTATATGAAATATATCTTTAATGATCATTTTGTGATTGTCATGTTCTTTCTTTTGGGTGCTCTAGCTTTTCAATATTCTGAACTTTTAAAAACGTTACCTACTGAATTTTTTGGGGAAAAGTTTTTGTAG
- a CDS encoding ABC transporter ATP-binding protein, whose product MTLELINVTGGYTSVPVIKNVTFKVESGELTGLIGLNGAGKSTTIKHIIGFMLPFSGQITIQQKELKENPEQFRQSFAFVPESPILYEELTLQEHLDVTMMAYNLSPEEGMKKAMRYIEAFRLGDKLDWFPAYFSKGMKQKVMLVCAFMVDAPVYIIDEPFLGLDPLGIHTFLEIVREKREQGASILMSTHVLASAEKECDNFVLLHNGEVKVKGTMDDLQKEMKMPGATLDELYIQLTKEESL is encoded by the coding sequence ATGACACTTGAACTAATAAATGTAACAGGAGGGTATACTTCTGTTCCTGTAATTAAAAATGTTACTTTTAAAGTTGAATCGGGAGAACTGACTGGATTGATTGGCTTGAATGGTGCGGGAAAGAGCACAACCATCAAACATATCATTGGTTTTATGCTACCATTTTCAGGACAGATTACTATTCAACAAAAGGAATTGAAAGAAAATCCAGAGCAATTTCGACAATCATTCGCTTTTGTGCCAGAGTCACCCATTTTATATGAAGAGCTTACTTTGCAAGAGCATCTAGATGTGACGATGATGGCATACAACCTTTCTCCAGAAGAAGGAATGAAAAAAGCAATGCGTTATATAGAAGCTTTTCGTTTAGGCGACAAACTTGATTGGTTTCCTGCCTATTTTTCAAAAGGAATGAAACAGAAAGTAATGCTTGTTTGTGCGTTTATGGTTGATGCACCGGTTTACATTATTGATGAGCCATTTTTAGGACTTGATCCACTGGGTATTCATACCTTTCTAGAAATTGTTCGTGAAAAAAGAGAGCAAGGTGCGTCCATTTTAATGTCTACACACGTTTTAGCTTCTGCAGAAAAAGAATGTGATAATTTTGTTCTCCTTCATAATGGGGAAGTAAAGGTAAAAGGAACGATGGATGATCTCCAAAAAGAAATGAAGATGCCAGGAGCTACTTTGGATGAATTGTATATCCAGTTAACAAAAGAGGAGTCTTTATGA
- a CDS encoding HIT family protein — translation MTDCIFCKIINKEIPSYTIYEDEDILAFLDISQVSKGHTLVIPKKHVANLFEYDEDLAARVFTKIPEIARAVRLFDPEIKGLNLLNNNGEFASQSVFHSHFHLIPRYATDSLDGFGLKWETKGDTLSSENFTEIKDTIISKLEEKS, via the coding sequence ATGACAGATTGTATATTTTGTAAAATTATTAATAAGGAAATTCCTAGCTATACGATTTATGAAGATGAGGATATTCTTGCCTTCTTGGATATATCACAAGTATCCAAAGGACATACTCTTGTTATACCCAAAAAACATGTAGCTAATCTTTTTGAATATGATGAAGATTTAGCTGCACGCGTGTTTACAAAGATCCCAGAAATTGCTCGAGCTGTACGCTTGTTTGATCCAGAAATTAAGGGACTAAACCTTTTAAATAACAATGGAGAATTTGCTAGTCAATCTGTTTTTCATTCCCACTTCCATCTGATTCCTCGCTATGCCACTGATTCATTAGATGGATTCGGCCTCAAATGGGAGACAAAAGGAGACACCCTTTCTTCAGAAAACTTTACAGAGATAAAAGATACAATCATATCTAAATTGGAGGAAAAATCATGA
- a CDS encoding YtxH domain-containing protein, producing MSKFVQGIFFGLGVGGLLGLLNAPDSGSENRRRLQQYMNENKEAVDNLSRDLKGLQNSLSTLSDEGMAVANTATKDLAESVTEFAQKNQPRIRRVTDSLSKLMDDVEKESEKY from the coding sequence ATGAGTAAATTTGTACAAGGAATATTTTTTGGATTAGGTGTTGGTGGACTACTTGGACTATTGAATGCTCCAGATAGTGGTTCCGAAAACCGTCGTCGATTACAACAATACATGAATGAGAATAAAGAAGCTGTTGATAATCTTAGTAGAGATTTGAAAGGTTTACAAAATTCTTTGTCTACCCTTTCTGATGAAGGAATGGCAGTAGCCAATACAGCTACCAAAGACTTAGCTGAATCTGTAACAGAATTTGCTCAAAAAAACCAACCCAGAATCAGACGTGTAACCGATAGTCTTTCTAAACTTATGGATGATGTTGAAAAAGAATCAGAAAAATATTAA
- a CDS encoding peptidylprolyl isomerase, producing MKKLTLSTVTLLTAVTLAGCSTSENVVTSAGNQTITKDEFYEAMKDSVGETTLQRMILINIFENEAGTNEFAKEADAEVTESMASVGGEEAFKGFIQEMGFASIEDYKQQILLNKLLPEAIKNRTEITDEDLAAAYESYEPQINAAHILVDDEDVAKDLIKQINEGADFAELAKENSTDGSAENGGDLGFFGKGQMVPEFEEVAYTLDEGEVTDTPVESEYGYHIIKMLEKPEKGTLEEETEQLKDIIIQEKIQDAAFFNGKLAEIVKDADVKVNDSDFKDIMAPFLVEEEAVEAQDSATTETEESATTESTPETEESAE from the coding sequence ATGAAAAAATTAACCCTATCAACTGTGACCTTATTAACTGCTGTAACTCTAGCAGGTTGTTCTACTAGCGAGAATGTAGTTACATCTGCAGGAAACCAAACGATTACTAAAGATGAGTTTTACGAAGCAATGAAAGACTCTGTTGGAGAAACAACTCTTCAACGAATGATTTTAATTAATATTTTCGAAAATGAAGCTGGCACAAATGAATTTGCTAAAGAAGCAGATGCAGAAGTTACAGAATCAATGGCATCAGTTGGCGGAGAAGAAGCTTTCAAAGGGTTCATCCAAGAAATGGGATTTGCGAGCATCGAAGATTACAAACAACAAATTCTTTTAAACAAATTATTGCCTGAAGCAATCAAAAATAGAACAGAAATTACTGATGAAGATCTTGCTGCTGCATACGAAAGTTATGAACCACAAATAAATGCTGCACATATCTTAGTTGATGATGAAGATGTAGCGAAGGATCTCATTAAACAAATTAATGAAGGTGCTGATTTTGCTGAATTAGCTAAAGAAAATTCAACAGATGGATCTGCTGAAAATGGTGGAGATCTAGGATTCTTCGGTAAAGGCCAAATGGTTCCTGAATTTGAAGAAGTAGCTTATACATTGGATGAAGGAGAAGTTACTGATACTCCTGTTGAGTCTGAATATGGATACCACATCATTAAAATGCTTGAAAAGCCTGAAAAAGGTACACTTGAAGAAGAAACAGAACAACTAAAAGATATCATTATTCAAGAAAAAATTCAGGATGCAGCATTTTTCAATGGCAAGCTTGCTGAAATTGTTAAGGATGCAGATGTTAAAGTCAACGATAGTGATTTCAAAGATATCATGGCTCCTTTCCTAGTAGAAGAAGAAGCTGTAGAAGCGCAAGATAGTGCTACTACAGAAACTGAAGAATCTGCTACTACAGAGTCCACTCCTGAAACTGAAGAGTCTGCTGAATAA
- a CDS encoding 3'-5' exoribonuclease YhaM family protein, translating into MTKKIYEYELDEAFEIYLLIKSADVRLAKNNKPFIAFTFQDRSGQIDGKFWDAKEDEINRFQAGTVVKVSGKRELYQNNPQLRITKMRIAHENEAVAPEHFIERAPLRTEEMVEEINRVLFEITSAPINRIVRYILNKYQKAFFDFPAAKRHHHAFAGGLSYHTVSILRLAETIAKNYTGINHSLLYGGIILHDIGKTIELTGALSTEYTLKGNLIGHIVLVDEEITKACEALKIEEDTEDVILLKHVVLAHHGKLEFGSPVVPHLLEAEIIHHLDNLDASINMIDTAIQRTKPGEFSERVFGLGNRNFYKPSELVEPDSK; encoded by the coding sequence ATGACAAAAAAGATTTATGAATATGAACTGGATGAAGCTTTTGAAATTTATTTATTAATTAAAAGTGCAGATGTTCGTTTGGCAAAAAATAATAAGCCCTTTATTGCTTTTACATTTCAAGATCGAAGTGGCCAAATAGATGGGAAATTTTGGGATGCGAAAGAGGATGAGATCAATCGATTTCAGGCTGGAACCGTAGTAAAGGTTTCTGGGAAGAGAGAGTTGTATCAAAATAATCCTCAGTTAAGAATTACTAAAATGAGAATAGCACATGAAAACGAGGCGGTAGCGCCTGAACATTTTATCGAAAGAGCACCTTTACGCACGGAAGAAATGGTTGAAGAGATTAATCGCGTTTTATTTGAAATTACGAGTGCACCGATTAATCGAATTGTTCGATACATTTTGAATAAATATCAAAAAGCATTCTTTGATTTTCCAGCAGCGAAGAGACACCATCATGCTTTTGCGGGTGGATTAAGTTATCATACCGTTTCCATCCTTCGTCTTGCTGAAACGATAGCAAAGAATTATACGGGAATCAATCACTCTCTTTTATATGGTGGAATTATTTTGCATGATATTGGTAAAACCATAGAACTAACAGGTGCACTTTCAACAGAATATACATTAAAAGGGAATTTAATTGGACACATCGTATTAGTTGATGAAGAAATAACAAAGGCTTGTGAAGCTCTGAAGATTGAGGAAGATACAGAAGATGTTATTCTTTTAAAACATGTTGTTCTTGCTCATCACGGGAAATTAGAGTTTGGCTCACCGGTTGTTCCTCATCTTTTAGAAGCAGAAATTATTCATCATTTAGATAATTTGGATGCATCTATTAATATGATTGATACTGCAATACAGCGTACAAAACCTGGTGAATTTAGTGAAAGAGTTTTTGGATTAGGGAATAGAAACTTTTATAAGCCATCGGAATTGGTAGAACCAGATAGTAAATAA
- a CDS encoding ATP-binding protein, whose product MQQTIEKIQVEFQQLKREMGLEEEKTIEPLDEESRNEAVALLNKEEELLEKKKEIQQQLDRCESQLKIVEQRIEGVKPDLVSEDVFQKWQKQADLPKENSSVVPSTKKNKTLMIIAILLVMIVVLVGVFVPSAFLYTVLFSAGFLTIVGIITLRNQNKNTKEIQIEEATPFSMQTYIQQATLRERLVEWKVEEESEQEQLIQLLNQQEEMDMQLEEQVHKQKKWLQIGGYPLSFTVRKILDEDPGEILARKRRVLEENQHQLEAIERQLEVWKNHSAFVREHFGLEHLNDVEFLNQFTEIYQSVVLEESMSRNIQDKYVEVKRELDEVQGKLKDNQEKRSQILQKAHVETEAEFYQLLHAKEEQRNQKRRRDFLGEQLIGKEEILKKYPQKESAERFLKENQEKLQNLQSELKTWQRKEVSTRHEIDELEKGGTYSSLLQDYAMLETEMREMIIEWGSKVIAAEWVEETLREGRNDRLPIILEDMNAYFILLTDNMYSRIAFQKSGLKVQHKDGTIFKPHELSQGTIEQLYIAMRFAFIKNTSDIANLPILIDDSFVNFDETRKQAMFSLMQELSETVQIFFFTFDKNVYEVFTNEQVYMLH is encoded by the coding sequence TTGCAACAAACAATAGAAAAAATACAAGTGGAATTCCAGCAATTAAAAAGAGAAATGGGACTTGAAGAAGAAAAAACAATCGAACCTCTAGATGAAGAAAGTCGGAATGAAGCAGTAGCTCTACTGAATAAGGAAGAAGAGCTTCTCGAAAAGAAAAAGGAAATTCAACAACAGTTAGATCGTTGTGAGTCACAATTAAAGATAGTTGAACAGCGAATTGAAGGTGTGAAGCCGGATTTAGTGAGTGAGGATGTTTTTCAGAAATGGCAAAAACAAGCCGATCTACCAAAGGAAAACTCAAGCGTAGTTCCATCAACTAAAAAAAATAAAACGTTAATGATTATAGCGATTTTATTAGTTATGATAGTAGTGCTAGTAGGAGTTTTTGTTCCTTCCGCATTTTTATATACAGTATTATTCTCTGCTGGTTTCCTTACTATAGTAGGAATCATCACGTTGAGAAATCAGAATAAAAATACTAAAGAAATTCAAATTGAAGAAGCAACTCCTTTTTCAATGCAAACTTATATTCAACAAGCGACGCTACGGGAACGTTTGGTTGAGTGGAAAGTGGAAGAAGAAAGTGAACAAGAACAACTCATTCAGTTATTGAATCAACAAGAAGAAATGGACATGCAGTTGGAAGAACAAGTTCATAAGCAAAAAAAATGGCTTCAAATAGGAGGCTATCCTCTCTCTTTTACAGTGAGAAAAATTCTAGATGAAGATCCTGGGGAAATCCTTGCTAGAAAAAGAAGAGTTCTCGAAGAAAACCAACATCAATTGGAAGCCATAGAAAGACAGTTAGAAGTTTGGAAGAATCATTCTGCCTTTGTTAGAGAACATTTTGGATTAGAGCACCTTAATGATGTAGAATTTCTCAATCAGTTTACAGAAATTTATCAATCTGTTGTTTTAGAAGAAAGTATGTCTAGAAATATTCAAGATAAATATGTAGAAGTAAAGCGGGAACTGGATGAAGTTCAAGGAAAGTTAAAAGATAATCAAGAAAAAAGAAGCCAAATTCTTCAAAAAGCTCATGTAGAAACAGAAGCTGAATTTTATCAACTTCTTCATGCAAAAGAAGAGCAACGCAATCAAAAAAGACGGAGAGATTTCCTGGGAGAGCAATTAATAGGAAAAGAAGAGATTTTGAAAAAGTATCCACAAAAAGAATCTGCAGAACGTTTCCTAAAAGAAAACCAAGAGAAACTTCAAAATTTACAAAGTGAGTTAAAGACTTGGCAAAGAAAAGAAGTTTCAACTCGTCATGAAATCGACGAATTAGAAAAAGGTGGAACGTATAGTTCTCTTTTACAAGACTACGCTATGTTGGAAACAGAGATGAGAGAAATGATTATTGAGTGGGGCAGCAAAGTGATTGCGGCAGAATGGGTAGAAGAAACTCTTCGAGAAGGCCGAAATGATCGACTCCCCATTATCTTAGAGGATATGAATGCTTACTTTATTTTATTAACGGACAACATGTATTCACGGATTGCTTTTCAAAAATCGGGACTGAAAGTGCAACATAAAGATGGAACCATTTTCAAACCTCATGAGTTATCTCAAGGAACAATCGAGCAATTATATATTGCCATGCGGTTCGCTTTTATAAAAAACACATCGGATATTGCTAATTTACCAATCCTTATAGACGATAGCTTTGTAAACTTTGATGAAACTCGTAAGCAAGCGATGTTTTCTTTGATGCAAGAGTTAAGTGAAACTGTTCAAATTTTCTTTTTTACATTTGATAAAAATGTCTATGAAGTTTTCACCAACGAGCAAGTCTATATGCTACACTAA
- a CDS encoding AAA family ATPase, with protein sequence MKITKIEIYGYGKWLHQEFNSLKDMQIFLGNNEAGKSTLSSFIHTMFFGFPSARKKDTNSYEPKKGEAYGGKIFLTGTRFGTIMIERMKEKNRGKATLTYENGKQEVVDSLAAYLLGVDRETYELLYTFKIDSLLDLNKVKKNDLNRHLLSVGTTGSEKLLQLADDYRKEAQKEFKPTGTVPPLNKKIQQTENLLLKLEQAKQKK encoded by the coding sequence TTGAAGATTACAAAAATTGAAATTTATGGATATGGAAAATGGCTTCATCAGGAATTTAATAGCTTGAAAGACATGCAAATTTTTCTTGGAAATAATGAAGCAGGAAAAAGTACATTATCTTCTTTTATTCATACGATGTTCTTTGGCTTTCCTTCTGCTCGAAAAAAAGATACAAATTCTTATGAACCAAAAAAAGGGGAAGCGTACGGTGGGAAAATATTCCTAACGGGGACCCGGTTTGGAACGATCATGATTGAGAGAATGAAGGAAAAGAACCGTGGGAAGGCTACTCTAACATACGAAAATGGAAAACAAGAAGTAGTTGATTCTTTAGCAGCTTATCTCTTAGGAGTTGATCGAGAAACATACGAATTACTTTATACATTTAAAATTGACAGCTTACTGGATTTAAATAAAGTGAAGAAAAATGATTTAAATCGACACTTGCTTAGTGTGGGAACAACTGGAAGTGAAAAACTACTTCAATTGGCAGATGATTACCGAAAAGAAGCTCAAAAAGAGTTTAAGCCTACCGGAACGGTGCCACCTTTAAATAAAAAAATTCAACAAACAGAAAACCTTCTTCTAAAATTAGAACAAGCCAAACAAAAAAAATAG
- a CDS encoding DNA repair exonuclease, with the protein MIRFIHTADLHLDSPFKGLKRMHPHLYEKVYQSTFQSFYHIVSKAIEEEVDFLLISGDIYDEENQSVKAQAFLRDQMGRLKAAGIPVYLSHGNHDFLGRETLKLQMPDNVMIFGTEPETDVWTTKSQERIAITGFSYQTRWVKERMIQQYPNRKSDVDFHIGMLHGFLEGLESSEGVYAPFSIQELNGKQYDYWALGHIHKREILQESPPIIYSGNIQGRNPNELGEKGAYLVSLEKGRSPRLEFLPTSPIIWKEKLVSLKGVSSLQSLFARVETEIEAAAKEEQGVFLSITIEDQEELPEEVIEKIQDGDLLEGFNQDDHEPFVYLYKLKIAPKKKQVPFSYDQKMQESFEKSGQDLKEGEVFRKKLRDLFKNQIVRSRFSELEQDSLLQEEILIAAQELLFEDIFFEEEEDRS; encoded by the coding sequence ATGATTCGATTTATTCATACAGCAGATTTACACTTGGATAGTCCCTTTAAAGGCTTAAAACGAATGCACCCTCATTTATATGAAAAGGTCTACCAATCAACTTTTCAATCTTTTTATCATATTGTCAGCAAGGCTATTGAAGAAGAAGTAGATTTTTTGTTGATTAGCGGAGATATTTATGATGAGGAAAATCAGAGTGTCAAAGCCCAAGCTTTTCTTCGTGATCAAATGGGAAGATTAAAGGCAGCTGGAATACCAGTTTATCTATCACACGGAAATCATGATTTTTTAGGAAGAGAAACCTTGAAACTACAGATGCCGGATAATGTGATGATTTTTGGTACAGAACCTGAAACGGATGTATGGACAACAAAATCTCAAGAGAGAATTGCTATTACTGGCTTTAGTTATCAAACTCGTTGGGTAAAAGAACGAATGATTCAACAATATCCTAATCGGAAAAGTGATGTTGATTTTCATATTGGAATGCTCCATGGTTTTTTAGAAGGCTTAGAATCATCAGAAGGAGTCTATGCCCCATTCTCCATTCAGGAATTAAATGGTAAACAGTATGATTACTGGGCTCTTGGACACATTCATAAACGAGAAATCCTCCAGGAATCTCCTCCTATTATTTATTCGGGGAATATTCAAGGAAGAAATCCCAATGAGCTAGGTGAAAAAGGTGCTTATTTGGTAAGCTTAGAAAAAGGACGTTCTCCACGTTTGGAATTTCTTCCTACGTCTCCTATTATTTGGAAAGAAAAGCTGGTTTCTTTAAAAGGAGTGAGCAGTCTTCAAAGCTTGTTTGCTAGAGTAGAAACAGAAATCGAAGCAGCGGCAAAAGAAGAGCAAGGTGTTTTTCTTTCGATAACCATCGAAGATCAAGAAGAGTTACCTGAAGAAGTTATTGAGAAAATACAAGATGGTGATCTTTTAGAAGGCTTTAACCAAGATGATCATGAACCTTTTGTTTATCTTTACAAATTGAAAATTGCCCCAAAAAAGAAACAAGTCCCTTTTTCTTATGATCAAAAGATGCAGGAAAGTTTTGAAAAAAGTGGACAAGATTTGAAAGAAGGAGAAGTCTTTCGCAAAAAACTTCGAGACCTCTTTAAAAATCAAATCGTGCGTAGTCGTTTTTCTGAACTAGAACAAGATTCACTATTACAAGAAGAAATCCTAATAGCTGCTCAGGAGTTGCTGTTCGAAGATATCTTTTTTGAGGAGGAAGAGGATCGAAGTTGA